The Prionailurus viverrinus isolate Anna chromosome X, UM_Priviv_1.0, whole genome shotgun sequence genome segment GATCACAGCATTCTAGGATTgatacaaaacttaaaaatattaagcgTAAGTATTCAAACATTGCAAgggaatatttcttaaaattcgaaaaaaactcaaaacaaattaacaactCGTTCCAAGGCTCTCTGCATTACATGCCATGCCAACATGAAGAAAGTTGAGCAAGTACAACTTGATATTAATCTCTGAGTTTAGTTTGGGCACTAGACATAAATCTCCTTTATTCTAGAGCACTTATCATTTGTGAAAAGAAATTTACAAAGGCCAACATTTAAAATGATTCCTTTCTGCTAGCAACTAGAGTGAGACATATGGAAAGGAGTAAACCCCCAGAGAAACATTTAGTTGAACACATACTTGGCCAAACTCATCCCACATGTCTGTGTGGGCATCGACCCTTTTGAAAACCAACGCACGTCCCCGTGATTCCCACTTACCTGAATTCCTCTTCCTTGGTATCGGAAGAGAAGGTTTTAGAAGAATCAAATGGCCTAATGAAGAGTAAGGACCCTCTCAGAGGTTCTtgtaaacaaatttattttctcctttcatcaTGCTGAGAAATCCTAtctcctctcctcctgtcccACTGCCTTAGTAACTCTCCCATTGGTCGGCAATTCCGACCAGATTGAAGTAATTGCAATCATTTAGACAGCAAAGTTTGCAGTGCCCCAGAATCCAGATAAATGAACTCAGGGAGTAGGAATCTCTATAAAGTAGTTAAATTGGAAGCCCTCAAATTAAGTGAATTAGAATAACCTGGATATTCATTAAAATACATCCCCTTCACTGATAATAATTTAGAAAGTCTGCAGTAGTGCAAAggaatctacattttattttttttttaattttttttcaacgtttatttttatttttgggacagagagagacagagcatgaacgggggaggggcagagagagagggagacacagaatcggaaacaggctccaggctctgagccatcagcccagagcccgacgcggggctcaaactcacagaccgcgagatcgtgacctggctgaagtcggccgcttaaccgactgcgccacccaggcgccccaggaatctacattttaacaaatgtttcaggtgattctgatgcaaggTGTTGACTCAAAGGTCACTTCTAGGGCCATGGTTCCATGTAATACCATAAGCACTAGAGGGACAAGCAACTATTGAAGGGAGGGAGGTATAAAAGCGCAAAAGTATCTGGGACAAGATGGCAGCTGTAGGCACGAGGCCAAGAAAAGGCAAGCCAAGCTGGGGATGCATGGAAAGAACTGTGGAACTGCTAGCATTTGGAGCTGGAGGACTATTAAAGATTAACCCTGCGTACCCAAGAAATCTGCTTAGCTTTGTATATCCACCTTACAAAATCTTAACACAGATATTAAAATCAATTCTTGATATGAAATATTCATACGGtgtagaacaaagaaaaagacagtaaTGGAAGGAGTCATAGTAAGGGACACTGGACTGTAAAAAGTCTCTAAACACAAGAGCATAGGTGACATTTTGCCAATCAccaatattttcaaagtttcagATTTAAGGCATTACCTTCAGCTTGGGGAAAATGCTCTCCTACTTTCCCAAGTCATGAGGAAATAGGAAAATGCTCTTTAAATCATTCCCTTTTAGTATCTTACCTTCTACGTTGCCGGATTCCTGATAAAATCAATAGCATGACTGCAACTATGACAATGCAAAATATCACACCAAATATAATAATCCAGATGGGCACAGATGGGTCGGTGGGTGGTGCAAGAGtggaaggaatttttaaaaattcaagagtcTGGTCATTCAAAAAGAAGGCACCGTTGATCCGGTTCCTATTCATTCTAGGATACAACAatgatcaaaaacaaacaaaacaagagaggAAAACAATTAGAAACAGAAGGTCCAGACCCATCTCTCCATGATTATAATTATCTCTAGAAACAGAGCATCCCTGTAGCATGAGACTTGAGGTTGACTAGACAGTTTGATGAGAGGGCAATCGTGCTGTGGTACTTTTCAGAGCAGTGCTGGCTGCTACAGAAAGGCTTGTCTACTGTCCTCCAGTTGTGAATGTCCTAGAAGTAACGGGAAGTCCCGAGCTTAAGTTCTCCCCACCATGTTTGATTTCCTGAAATGTGTGGTGAGTACAGGAATGGAGACATGGTATAGTAGATGTGTTCGGGAAATTCCAAGTGGTTCCATATGACTAAAGTAACAGGTGCTTGAGGAGTCCAAAAGCTAGAAAATTATCAAGGTAAATGAGTTACTCTTCCTGgggaaaatctgcatttttggTGGTGGCAGCAGTTAGGGATGGGTTGGTACAAAGACTTATTTGAATGAAACCAAATAAGTGAATTTCTAACTGTAACTTGCAAACTAGGTGAGATTTCTTAGAGATAGTGTATGGCATCTACTGAATTCGCACTAGACAAACTGACTTCATCTACCTCTAGAGCAGCaatggaaaatacaaatatatgtaagCCTCATGTGTGACTTCAAATTCTCTAGGAGGTgcaatttaagaaaaagtaaaaagaaaccagtgaaattattttaatttttctttttaattttaagtaggctccacaaccaacatggggcttgaactcatgaccctgagatcaagagtcacatgctcaatcgaccgagccagccaggcacctgaaattattttaatcatttttttggccaatatatctagaaaaatataatttcaaccTGTAATCAAAATTGAGTTGGTTCACGTTTTATTTTGTACTCGATACTTTACACTTAGGGAATATCTAATCTTGGACTAGCTacgtttcaagtgctcaatagccacatttGGCGGGTGACTACCATTCTGTACAGCTTAAGTCTTGAACCTGACAGTAATGGCTTGAGAATCTCTGCAGACTGGCACCAAGCTATCAGGAAAGACCTcctttagcaaataaaaatctaTGTTGAGGCATTATTATTCATGAATGTGAAAAAGAATCCCAGCCAGAAAATCTACAGCAGGCGATAATTCcagtgtaattttcttttatcaaaCTATGGAAAGTTTCCTTTTTCCATAACATATTATTGGTAATCTGGGAACACAAACCTCTCCACATAATAATGAATCCCACAATTAAGGTATAACTCAGAGTAAAATGAGAAGTTACTCTGTATTTCTCATTCTATCTACCTGGTTAGTGAACACTCTGTTGTTCTTTTGCCTCTCAGGCTGATTAGAAGTTctagatcaggggcacctgggttggctgagtcagttgagcatccgacttcggctcaagtcatgatctcactgttagtgagttcgagccctgcatcgggctctgtgctgacagctcagagcctggagcctgctttggattctgtgtctcccactctctctgcccctccctctccccaacttgtgctctgtctctctctcttaaaaataaacattaaaagtgctttttaaaaattttttaaaaaatgaagaagttcAATACAGACTAAAACTCCAACCATCACTGAAATCCCCAATAGGTGTCAGTCACCATGGACATCTTCCAGCCAAGATTGGCCTGATAAGGCCAGGCCCTCACGACAGAGCTAAAACAGACATTGTAGAACTGGTGGCTCATTCCCTCACATAATTCCGTAAGTGTGGACACTCTAGTGGAGAGAAAAAACATCACTGGGTGTGATGGCAGcgcacctgggttcaaatcctcacTTTTTATATTTCTAGTGTGGTGACCTCAgcaaatcaattaaaattaatctCCCTGGGCCTCAATTCCCTCATTTATAAAccgaggataataataataattactcaAAAACAATTGGTGTTGATATTAAATGCCACAGATGTGTAGAAACACGCTTTATGAAGCAGGAAGCGTTATGCAAATATTCAGTGGAACTAGCATTATTTTTTCAACTCCACAGATTCTTCAGCCCAAAAATTCCTATCACCTGCCTTCTAGCTACCATGTCCTTGCTCTTCCTggtatctttctttcttggtATTGTTCCCTTTATTTTCATACAATCCTGGTGAGACCTACGCATTCCCTAACACAAATTCTCATTCTATTGGCCATCCTCACCCCCTAAATAGCTTCCCCTGCTAGGACCTTTGACAGATACTTTCATCCCAAACACTCACTCTTCTCCCTCAGGTTCATGGAAGCCTGCTTTAACTGCAGTAGCTTAATTTCCTTGTGGCCCCCGCAGATCACAGGGAAAGCTTGAATAAAATTCCTTTTCCTGTGAAATACACTGTTCCTAATTCTTATTCCCTAAGGGCTGGGTATTAACAGTAAGTCTTAGGGGCAGAAGTGCAGAAACAATACAGGTCAAACCTTCCTGCTAAAGCAGATTAAATCATTTCGCACTGGTACAGATCAGTAAGGGAACTGGATGactgttcacacaaaaacctttGGCATTCGATTATATACTCATTAtcttatatgttaatattttacagaGAGCAAATGAATTCTTTCACTAGATATTTCTCCTTGGCGAAGAGCAGAACTTCAGTAACTTGTAAATCCTTTGTTGAGGAGCGCTACTTTGTTTCACTCTTTCTTGTTCGAGAAAGAGTTGATCTCCTGAACTCATTCTTCCAATATACTTTTGCCCAACATTAATCATTTGAGGGATAGAGAGTTTTGACATGCATAAAATGCACAGTGGGTGAAGTAAAAACAAACTGCATCCTTCCTCTTCTTTGAAGTCAAGAAcacatttcagttttgaaagtttGTTATGATCacaaggagaggaggagacaaacTCTCAGGAAAAAAACGTGTAAAGCTTGAAATTGGGTTAAAAAAATACTACTGAGTGTCTGGTGGATACACCTTTCTGGACAACTTACACCTTCTATTTGTccttgagttatttttttaagtttttatttatttattttgagagagaggcagagagagagagggagacagacaatcccaagcaggctccacactgtcagtgtggagcccaatacagggctcgaacttgcagaaccgtgagatcgtgacctgagttgaaactgagttggatgtttaaccaactgagccacccgggtgccccggtCTTTGAGTTATTTTGCAAATTTGTAAGTAGTAGAAAACTGAcataatgtaaattatttttgtcCACTTGATTTTCTATGGACTGATTACTATTTTGATTCCTATATATGCATGGTTCCTTGAAAGTCTCCTTTGAACTGTTTTGAACATTTTACTACTAGttccctcattaattaatgagataataaaatctttaatggcatttatttttaatttgtataagaGTCATGACTTTGCcttgttttttcaaaaagtatCTTTTAAAGGGAAAGGCTGTACATTAATTAAGGAAGGTAGGTCCTTAGAGACCCAAGAAATGAGAATTTTTgtcttggtttttaaataaaaatcaaaggtaTGACTGGTTCTTCAAAACACCTTACATttaataactcatttaatctcaACAACTCTGAGAGGTAccataattattcccattttacagattacaAGAGAATAACAAAGGGGAAGTAATTTATCTGTATTTAAACAGTTAGCAAGAGGCAAAACCAGAAGGATTTGGGCTCCAGAATCCATGTGATGAACCATCATACAATAGTGCCATACAAGGTGTtcttcacaaaagaagacagtagtAAACATTCGTGGCTAATATTTAAACCAGGGGTTCTCAGCCACAGCACAACTGACATCTGGTGTTGAATAAGTCTGTTTTGAGGCGCTATCCTGTGTATAATAGAATGTTTATCAGCACCCCAACTTCTGTCTACTCAATGCTGGTAGAACCCCCCCATACACACCCCGCCTCAACCATgacaacaaaaatgtctccagacatttccaAATGTTTCCTTGGAAGCAAAATTGTCCTTGGATGAGAACCACTCATCCAAACTGATCACTAAAACAAACTAACGAAATTAAATCTTtgacatatttatacataaatcattgtaagaagagagagaattcttcaAAATCTATGAAAACAGCAAACTAATCAACAAGTTGATTTACCAGTAGAAGACATATTTAGCGGTGATTACCTTATGGCTGTCTGTACCTCAACAGCAGGAAGGGTGTGATTTTTCAAAGGATCTGTAACCACAAACCAGAATGACACTCGCTGGGTTACATTGCAAACTAGGACGTGGGAAATTCTGCagatgatgggggaaaaaaatacattgtgaGTAAATAATATCTAATTACATTAGAACATCCACTCTGGTGTTATAACTGTCTGAAAACGTGTCTTAGCTATGAATGAAGTCATTTCTACCATTATGAAGAAATGTCTTATTAAGAAAAAACTAGCATAGAAAATTTCCTTTGTTTGAAAAGCATATATTTAGGGATCATCCGTTAAATAAGGATctaccaaaatgaaaaaacaggaaaaattacACAGTAGAGCATTAAGGATCTTATTCTCGCATCACCCACTAGCTGACAGCACGCAGGCTTCAACACTGGCCTTTTTTCTGAGCTACAGGAGCCTTTTGTACTTCCTCATCAAGCTCTTTTTAGTGTATTCCTCATTCAGCCGT includes the following:
- the CLTRN gene encoding collectrin isoform X3, with amino-acid sequence MLCLLFFLVTAIHAELCQPDGENAFKVRLSIRTALGDNAYAWDTNEEYLFKAMVAFSMRKVPNRETTEISHVLVCNVTQRVSFWFVVTDPLKNHTLPAVEVQTAIRMNRNRINGAFFLNDQTLEFLKIPSTLAPPTDPSVPIWIIIFGVIFCIVIVAVMLLILSGIRQRRRRPGFLLLDPNHSFCVHLG